One stretch of Ornithinimicrobium ciconiae DNA includes these proteins:
- a CDS encoding DUF305 domain-containing protein, whose protein sequence is MRLPALIAVSLVLLLSACTGEETGAERVASTAPVVQLGAPGAENRTLDAAEAEALDLTVEHTAADVDFVRHMLGHHEQAIIMTDLVEERTDDESVHLLAERMAVSQEDEMDQMQAWLRDRGEPVFDLESGGGHANHGQGDLMPGMLTDAQLAELEAATGDEFSRLFLEYMIMHHEGAITMVEDLWAAEGGQEVQIGDLARHVESDQRIEITRMRGMLEEMG, encoded by the coding sequence GTGCGTCTGCCTGCCCTGATTGCCGTCTCCCTTGTCCTGCTCCTCAGTGCCTGCACCGGCGAGGAGACCGGTGCCGAGCGCGTCGCATCCACTGCTCCGGTGGTCCAGCTGGGAGCCCCGGGCGCCGAGAACCGCACGCTCGACGCAGCTGAGGCTGAGGCGCTGGATCTCACCGTGGAGCACACGGCGGCCGACGTCGACTTCGTGCGCCACATGCTCGGGCACCACGAGCAGGCGATCATCATGACCGACCTCGTCGAGGAGCGCACCGATGACGAGTCGGTCCATCTGCTTGCCGAGCGGATGGCCGTCAGCCAGGAGGACGAGATGGATCAGATGCAGGCCTGGCTGCGGGACCGCGGGGAGCCGGTCTTCGACCTCGAGTCAGGGGGCGGCCACGCGAATCATGGGCAGGGTGACCTGATGCCCGGCATGCTCACGGACGCGCAGCTCGCTGAACTGGAGGCCGCGACCGGTGACGAGTTCTCCCGGCTGTTCCTCGAGTACATGATCATGCACCACGAGGGAGCCATCACGATGGTCGAGGACCTCTGGGCCGCCGAGGGTGGCCAGGAGGTGCAGATCGGCGATCTGGCCCGGCACGTGGAGTCCGACCAGCGCATCGAGATCACCCGGATGCGCGGGATGCTCGAAGAGATGGGCTGA
- a CDS encoding M14 family zinc carboxypeptidase, with product MPHPYSSISRRNLLAGGLALATLAAVQPALADGSFPEPGPFPPRDALLTYADMIKALEKIERTSKGAVQVTTLRELGISPGVSEAGRDLYVATVGTGDTHVWLQGRIHGNEPYGTDTMLDVLKSVGSNGNPTFRRIRDELTLHVIPMYNPDGSELYIRHTVLQDGSGRRIDLNRDWAPNAFQAKESIAWYTYWNQVKPDYGLDIHHQGLKYADDGEPITMSLGISLAPSGPTLPGVKGGLYDVQTRQMQGQVYSALQGYGFVNIDRYSVGGGGNFYEIDIRGGVASAVMIGLNWQDMNPTGHSHPMVFFETYGGSIGQKSRGKAIEQNVRGTVALLEGLATGSTWGTDPLIWHDQIPHVPFVGYQTDGGLVTPWPAQGPVTP from the coding sequence ATGCCCCACCCGTATAGCAGCATCAGTCGCCGCAACCTGCTCGCCGGCGGACTGGCGCTGGCGACACTCGCGGCGGTCCAGCCCGCCCTGGCCGATGGCTCCTTCCCGGAGCCGGGGCCGTTTCCGCCACGCGATGCACTGCTGACCTACGCCGACATGATCAAGGCGCTGGAAAAGATCGAGCGCACCTCGAAGGGCGCGGTCCAGGTCACCACCCTGCGCGAGCTGGGCATCAGCCCCGGTGTCTCCGAGGCGGGGCGCGACCTCTATGTCGCCACGGTCGGCACCGGCGACACCCACGTCTGGCTCCAGGGCCGGATCCACGGGAACGAGCCCTATGGCACCGACACCATGCTGGACGTCCTGAAGTCGGTCGGGTCCAACGGAAACCCCACCTTCCGCCGCATCCGCGACGAGCTGACGCTGCACGTCATCCCCATGTACAACCCGGACGGAAGCGAGCTCTACATCCGGCACACCGTCCTCCAGGACGGATCCGGGAGGCGGATCGACCTGAACCGCGACTGGGCGCCAAATGCTTTCCAGGCCAAGGAGTCGATCGCCTGGTACACCTACTGGAACCAGGTCAAGCCCGACTACGGCCTCGACATCCACCACCAGGGTCTGAAGTATGCCGACGACGGCGAGCCGATCACCATGTCCCTCGGCATCTCGCTGGCTCCCAGCGGGCCGACCCTGCCGGGCGTCAAGGGCGGACTGTATGACGTGCAGACGCGGCAGATGCAGGGCCAGGTCTACTCCGCGCTCCAGGGCTACGGTTTCGTCAACATCGACCGCTACAGCGTCGGCGGCGGCGGCAACTTCTACGAGATTGACATCCGAGGCGGTGTGGCCTCGGCGGTCATGATCGGCCTGAACTGGCAGGACATGAACCCGACCGGTCACTCCCACCCGATGGTCTTCTTCGAGACCTACGGCGGCAGCATCGGACAGAAGTCGCGTGGCAAGGCGATCGAGCAGAATGTGCGCGGCACCGTCGCCCTGCTGGAGGGCCTGGCCACGGGCAGCACCTGGGGCACCGACCCACTGATCTGGCACGACCAGATCCCGCACGTGCCCTTCGTCGGCTACCAGACAGACGGCGGGCTGGTCACGCCATGGCCCGCGCAGGGTCCGGTCACGCCCTGA
- a CDS encoding LysR substrate-binding domain-containing protein: MDTRDLRWFQQVADGITVTELGEVEGTTQPGVSRALARLDREVGTPLLHRSGRTLRMTHAGAAFKRHVDRLLHELDDGLAAVHQLVDPETGTVTLAFHSSLGTWLVPDLVSSFRVDHPEVRFLLRPQEEAATTTIGPRSGIDLELSTVRPRPGSHRWARLVTEPLSLAVPAGHRLDDRDEPLDLIEAADEPFVLFWPGSALRERTDELAARAGFTPQLAFACEDLTTARAFVAAGLGVSILPPPSASGAGASPARVRYLPLTDRLAVREIGLAWSDERQMLPAARLFHQHVLDRAHTEAPGTRRRD; encoded by the coding sequence ATGGATACGAGAGACCTCCGCTGGTTCCAGCAGGTGGCCGACGGCATCACCGTGACCGAGTTGGGCGAGGTGGAGGGCACCACCCAGCCGGGGGTGTCCCGGGCGCTGGCGCGACTGGATCGGGAGGTCGGCACTCCCCTCCTGCACCGCTCCGGACGCACCCTTCGCATGACGCATGCCGGGGCGGCCTTCAAGCGTCACGTGGACAGGCTGCTGCACGAACTCGATGACGGGCTGGCCGCCGTTCATCAGCTGGTCGACCCCGAGACCGGCACGGTCACGCTGGCCTTCCACTCCTCGCTTGGCACCTGGCTCGTGCCGGATCTGGTGAGCAGCTTTCGCGTCGACCACCCAGAGGTGCGTTTCCTGCTGCGCCCGCAGGAGGAGGCGGCAACCACCACCATCGGACCCCGCAGCGGCATCGATCTGGAACTGTCCACCGTGCGGCCCCGCCCCGGGTCGCACCGCTGGGCACGGCTGGTCACGGAGCCGCTGTCCCTGGCCGTGCCTGCAGGGCACCGCCTGGACGACCGTGACGAGCCGCTCGACCTGATCGAGGCCGCGGACGAGCCGTTTGTGCTGTTCTGGCCGGGCTCGGCGCTGCGCGAGCGGACCGACGAGCTGGCTGCCCGTGCGGGCTTCACGCCGCAGTTGGCGTTCGCGTGCGAGGACCTCACCACCGCGCGGGCTTTCGTCGCTGCCGGACTCGGCGTCTCCATCCTTCCGCCACCGTCGGCCTCCGGGGCCGGCGCATCCCCTGCCCGGGTCCGCTACCTCCCCCTCACGGACCGGCTCGCTGTCCGCGAAATTGGCCTGGCCTGGTCCGACGAGCGCCAGATGCTGCCCGCCGCGCGGCTGTTCCACCAGCACGTGCTCGACCGGGCCCACACGGAGGCGCCCGGCACCCGTCGCCGGGACTGA
- a CDS encoding type III PLP-dependent enzyme domain-containing protein has translation MSTATTTDGRLFALSDAAALLAADSVDTPCFAYRIDLARERFLDLRAALPRRVNLAYAVKSNPGPPLLAELARWGAWFDCASAGEVAAVGTARHAVGAHPAGPSAVPGRMVFAGPAKSEADLRAALAAGARIQVDGIEDVQRLAAWHHGPEPLAINVRVHPLEGVSETASIIGGSGPSAFGVDEEELPQFVGACAEYPTVRLSGLQVFSASNELDAAALLANHRTALGIGERLQSLLGHDLDLIDLGGGLGIPYADDSPELDIRALGAGLAELLAANAWFTGEVVLEPGRWLSGPTGVYLTRVVRVKRSRGTTFAILQGGINHLLRPLMTGQSFPVRSVPDRRGLTVTDSGSEDGAAGELTAYTLAGPLCTSLDRIGTAELGPLEPGDLLMFGQAGAYGFTQAMTNFLSHPVPEQLWLDGSSA, from the coding sequence GTGAGCACTGCGACCACCACCGATGGGCGGCTGTTCGCGCTGTCCGACGCGGCCGCACTGCTGGCCGCAGACAGTGTGGACACCCCGTGCTTCGCCTACCGCATCGACCTGGCCCGGGAGCGTTTCCTGGACCTGCGGGCCGCGTTGCCGCGACGGGTGAACCTGGCCTATGCCGTGAAGTCCAACCCCGGCCCGCCGCTGCTGGCCGAGCTGGCCCGCTGGGGCGCGTGGTTTGACTGCGCCTCGGCGGGCGAGGTCGCGGCCGTCGGCACCGCCCGTCACGCGGTCGGAGCTCATCCCGCCGGGCCCAGCGCCGTGCCCGGCCGGATGGTCTTTGCCGGGCCTGCCAAGTCCGAGGCAGACCTGCGGGCCGCCCTCGCTGCGGGCGCCCGGATCCAGGTCGATGGCATCGAGGACGTGCAGCGACTGGCTGCCTGGCACCACGGCCCGGAGCCGCTGGCCATCAACGTGCGGGTCCACCCTCTCGAGGGTGTGAGCGAGACCGCCTCGATCATCGGCGGGTCCGGCCCGTCAGCCTTCGGGGTGGACGAGGAGGAGCTGCCGCAGTTCGTCGGCGCCTGTGCCGAGTACCCCACCGTGCGGTTGAGTGGCCTGCAGGTCTTCTCGGCGAGCAACGAGCTCGACGCGGCTGCCCTGCTGGCCAACCACCGCACCGCACTGGGCATCGGCGAGCGCCTGCAGTCCCTCCTGGGCCATGACCTCGACCTGATCGATCTCGGGGGCGGTCTGGGCATCCCGTATGCCGACGACTCCCCCGAGCTGGACATCCGCGCCCTGGGCGCTGGGCTCGCCGAGCTGCTCGCTGCCAACGCGTGGTTCACCGGCGAGGTCGTGCTCGAGCCGGGGCGCTGGCTGTCCGGTCCGACCGGTGTCTACCTCACCCGTGTGGTCCGGGTGAAGCGGAGCCGCGGCACCACCTTCGCGATCCTGCAGGGCGGCATCAACCATCTGTTGCGGCCGCTGATGACCGGCCAGTCCTTCCCGGTGCGGTCAGTCCCGGACCGGCGCGGGCTGACGGTGACCGACAGCGGAAGCGAGGATGGGGCGGCCGGGGAACTCACGGCATACACCCTGGCGGGGCCGCTGTGCACCTCGCTGGACCGGATCGGCACCGCCGAGCTCGGCCCGCTGGAGCCCGGTGACCTGCTGATGTTCGGTCAGGCAGGGGCCTATGGCTTCACCCAGGCGATGACGAACTTCCTGAGTCATCCAGTGCCCGAGCAGTTGTGGCTGGACGGTTCATCCGCCTGA
- a CDS encoding pyridoxal phosphate-dependent aminotransferase, which yields MSTATRVTSLSPSLIRAMSVGAPPESIDLGLGVPGWALPEPARAALAQCAARDEPLGYGPNGGVPELVSAIGDYHLLDDDAADQVMVTAGSQAALTALFLAHVSPGQLVLVPDPGFPAYATLARLAGGIPVPYALGQHGNLDTQTFLSTLQGDVALAVINHPGNPTGGGASLPALAAVAAACRAAGALLVSDEVYRDVHLGARPASLRDVTSTGVVVSSVSKGWAAPGLRVGWVVGDPTVLAPARLVHNAMTTSAARPSQLAATALLRNSAEVLRQTRRELIQRWSIAQTGPAAVRPVATPAGGFYAWIPVPQWAIGDTLGFCRRVRDEGRVIVVPGTAFGSRGEGFVRVSCGGDPRLLGQGLARMAPFWEEP from the coding sequence ATGAGCACGGCAACCCGTGTCACCTCCCTGTCACCGAGCCTGATCCGGGCGATGTCCGTCGGCGCCCCGCCGGAGTCGATCGACCTCGGCCTCGGTGTCCCCGGCTGGGCGCTTCCCGAGCCCGCCCGGGCCGCCCTGGCGCAGTGCGCGGCACGTGACGAGCCGCTCGGATATGGTCCCAACGGCGGTGTGCCCGAGCTGGTCTCGGCGATCGGTGACTACCACCTGCTGGACGACGACGCGGCTGATCAGGTGATGGTCACCGCGGGCAGCCAGGCGGCGCTGACCGCGCTATTCCTGGCACACGTCTCTCCTGGCCAGCTGGTGCTGGTGCCCGACCCGGGCTTCCCGGCCTACGCCACGCTGGCCCGGCTCGCTGGTGGCATCCCGGTCCCCTACGCCCTGGGTCAGCACGGCAACCTCGACACCCAGACCTTCCTGAGCACCCTCCAGGGCGACGTGGCCCTGGCGGTGATCAACCACCCCGGCAACCCGACCGGTGGGGGTGCGTCACTGCCCGCGCTGGCAGCGGTCGCCGCAGCCTGCCGGGCGGCAGGTGCCCTGCTGGTCTCGGACGAGGTCTACCGTGACGTCCACCTCGGCGCCCGGCCAGCCTCGCTGCGCGACGTCACGAGCACCGGCGTCGTGGTCTCATCAGTGAGCAAGGGCTGGGCAGCGCCCGGCCTGCGCGTCGGCTGGGTCGTCGGAGACCCGACCGTGCTGGCGCCCGCCCGGCTGGTGCACAACGCCATGACCACCAGTGCCGCCCGACCGAGCCAGCTGGCGGCGACCGCGCTGCTGCGCAACTCGGCGGAGGTGCTCCGACAGACCCGGCGTGAGCTGATCCAGCGCTGGTCCATCGCACAGACAGGCCCGGCCGCCGTGCGCCCGGTGGCCACCCCGGCCGGCGGGTTCTATGCGTGGATCCCGGTGCCGCAGTGGGCGATCGGTGACACCCTCGGGTTCTGCCGACGGGTGCGTGACGAGGGTCGGGTGATCGTCGTGCCGGGCACGGCCTTCGGCTCCCGTGGCGAGGGTTTTGTGCGGGTCTCCTGTGGCGGCGACCCGAGATTGCTGGGCCAGGGATTGGCGCGGATGGCGCCCTTCTGGGAGGAGCCGTGA
- a CDS encoding 2,3,4,5-tetrahydropyridine-2,6-dicarboxylate N-succinyltransferase, translating to MTANTLAPNTALREYVTRPVAELREDPTAPERIGEFLDALESGTVRAAERSTDGTWHANAWVKSGILAAFALSETVAVPGWPGGAVDKSLVPPRQIEPVDGIRLVPGGTSVRRGAGLAAGTVVMPPSYLNTGAWVGTGSMVDSHVLVGSCAQVGERVHLSTAVQLGGVLEPIGATPVVVEDDVFIGAQCGLYEGVVVRERAVLAPGVTLTSRTVIFDLVNGREVRGEVPAGAVVVPGARPARGDYAASLGISLYAPVIVKYRDGSTDASTVLEEALR from the coding sequence ATGACCGCCAACACCCTCGCCCCCAACACTGCGCTGCGCGAGTACGTCACGCGGCCCGTCGCCGAGCTGCGGGAGGACCCCACTGCGCCGGAGCGCATCGGGGAGTTCCTCGACGCGCTGGAGTCCGGCACGGTCCGCGCGGCAGAGCGGAGCACCGACGGCACCTGGCACGCCAACGCCTGGGTGAAGTCCGGCATCCTGGCGGCCTTCGCACTCAGCGAGACCGTCGCCGTGCCCGGCTGGCCGGGCGGCGCCGTCGACAAGTCGCTGGTCCCGCCGCGACAGATCGAGCCGGTTGACGGCATACGCCTCGTGCCGGGTGGCACCTCGGTGCGCCGTGGTGCCGGGCTTGCCGCGGGCACCGTGGTGATGCCGCCCAGCTATCTCAACACCGGCGCCTGGGTCGGCACAGGCTCGATGGTCGACAGCCACGTCCTGGTCGGCTCCTGCGCCCAGGTCGGTGAGCGCGTGCACCTGTCCACCGCCGTGCAGCTCGGCGGGGTCCTCGAGCCCATCGGCGCCACCCCGGTGGTCGTCGAGGATGACGTCTTCATCGGCGCACAGTGCGGCCTCTACGAGGGTGTCGTCGTGCGCGAGCGTGCGGTGCTGGCCCCCGGGGTGACGCTGACCTCGCGCACCGTGATCTTCGACCTGGTCAACGGCCGCGAGGTGCGCGGTGAGGTCCCGGCCGGTGCGGTCGTCGTGCCCGGCGCGCGTCCCGCCCGCGGGGACTATGCCGCGTCGCTGGGGATCTCGCTGTATGCCCCCGTGATCGTGAAGTATCGCGACGGCTCCACCGACGCCTCGACCGTCCTCGAGGAGGCCCTGCGATGA
- the dapA gene encoding 4-hydroxy-tetrahydrodipicolinate synthase: MSGAQFTGLGVALATPFTTGTEGAAKPASGGGSSRKRPAVDLAAYRTLVQHVVAGGADFLVVLGSTGEAATVDESERADLIATAREAAPGVPIVVGTGHNNTEYAVELSRAAVAGGADGLLVVSPYYNKPQPAGIVAHFRAITEELPGVPIIAYNVPGRTGSNLTPETLRELWAIPEVVAVKESSGDLRQMVRICQEAPAGKTVLAGDDDLALPAIAVGATGLVSVCGNVAPAETAELVRAAMVGDLVRAREFNAELAPLMAALFAETNPVPLKAALACLGLATGMVRLPLVPAAPDTWARIQSALSALALTPHHALGGVDSRTTARPVVREAVAS, translated from the coding sequence ATGAGCGGTGCACAGTTCACCGGCCTCGGCGTGGCACTGGCCACCCCGTTCACCACAGGGACGGAGGGGGCGGCCAAGCCGGCCAGCGGCGGAGGTTCCTCCCGCAAGCGACCGGCCGTGGACCTCGCGGCCTACCGGACCCTGGTCCAGCACGTCGTCGCCGGCGGCGCTGACTTCCTGGTGGTCCTGGGGTCCACCGGGGAGGCCGCGACCGTGGACGAGTCCGAGCGCGCGGACCTGATCGCCACTGCGCGCGAGGCGGCACCGGGCGTCCCGATCGTGGTGGGCACCGGGCACAACAACACGGAGTATGCCGTCGAACTGTCCCGCGCCGCCGTCGCCGGCGGTGCGGACGGACTGCTCGTGGTCAGCCCCTACTACAACAAGCCACAGCCCGCCGGGATCGTCGCCCACTTCCGGGCGATCACCGAGGAGCTGCCCGGTGTGCCGATCATTGCCTACAACGTGCCGGGGCGCACGGGCTCGAACCTGACCCCCGAGACGCTGCGCGAGCTGTGGGCGATCCCGGAGGTCGTGGCGGTCAAGGAGTCCTCCGGTGACCTGCGCCAGATGGTGCGGATCTGTCAGGAGGCCCCGGCAGGCAAGACCGTCCTCGCGGGCGACGACGACCTGGCGCTGCCCGCGATCGCGGTCGGCGCAACCGGCCTGGTCTCGGTGTGCGGCAATGTCGCCCCCGCCGAGACGGCAGAGCTGGTCCGCGCGGCGATGGTCGGGGACCTCGTCCGGGCCCGCGAGTTCAACGCCGAGCTGGCGCCGCTGATGGCGGCCCTGTTTGCCGAAACCAACCCGGTGCCGCTCAAGGCCGCGCTCGCCTGCCTCGGCCTGGCCACCGGCATGGTCCGCCTGCCGCTCGTGCCGGCCGCCCCCGACACCTGGGCACGGATCCAGTCGGCGCTGTCCGCGCTCGCCCTGACGCCACACCACGCGCTCGGTGGAGTGGATTCCCGCACCACCGCACGTCCGGTCGTCAGGGAAGCGGTGGCCTCATGA
- a CDS encoding 4-hydroxy-tetrahydrodipicolinate reductase: MPLQIGIFGRGRLGSAIAAAAEQTDDLHVAWLVGQEAPQDLSPVDVAVEVSHADAVADRIRWAHRNGTDLVIGTTGWTTHEFDASDALGSGGESPAIGILTAPNFSLTVALMRRISLALGGYAARTGADLAVSEIHHTRKVDAPSGTALLLRDTLAAGAGREAESVQTASLRLGEVVGRHDVHLTSAAESITLTHEAHSREVFALGALTAIRWIHGRRGSFTFDDLAAEVLDPLFRSHPHR; the protein is encoded by the coding sequence ATGCCGCTGCAGATCGGGATCTTCGGACGGGGCCGCCTGGGCTCCGCGATCGCCGCTGCCGCCGAGCAGACCGACGACCTTCACGTCGCCTGGCTGGTCGGGCAGGAAGCGCCTCAGGACCTCTCCCCCGTCGACGTCGCCGTCGAGGTCAGCCACGCCGACGCCGTGGCCGACCGCATCCGTTGGGCACACCGCAATGGCACCGACCTGGTCATCGGCACGACCGGCTGGACCACCCACGAGTTCGACGCGAGCGACGCCCTGGGGAGCGGCGGGGAGAGCCCAGCGATCGGCATACTGACCGCCCCGAACTTCTCCCTCACCGTCGCGCTGATGCGCCGGATCAGCCTCGCCCTCGGCGGCTATGCCGCCCGCACCGGCGCCGACCTCGCCGTCAGCGAGATCCACCACACCCGCAAGGTCGATGCCCCCAGCGGCACCGCGCTACTGCTGCGCGACACCCTCGCCGCGGGAGCGGGGCGCGAGGCGGAGAGCGTGCAGACCGCCAGCCTGCGCCTCGGGGAGGTCGTCGGGCGCCATGACGTGCACCTGACCAGTGCCGCCGAGTCGATCACGCTCACGCACGAGGCGCACAGCCGGGAGGTCTTCGCCCTCGGTGCCCTCACCGCGATCCGGTGGATCCACGGACGTCGCGGCAGCTTCACCTTCGACGACCTCGCTGCCGAGGTCCTCGATCCCCTGTTCCGATCTCACCCACACCGATAA